The Pelotomaculum isophthalicicum JI DNA window GCTTGACATAATAACATCAAATGGCATACTCTAGAAAAGTAATATTACTGAATAAAGTGAGGTATTTCATATGCCGATTTACGAGTTCCGGTGCGCCGGGTGTGATAGTCGTTTCGAAAAACTATGTCAATTAGGTGAAAGCGGCGAAAACCTGAAGTGCCCAAGATGTGGCGCCGCATCCCCAAAACGTGTGATGTCATCTTTTCGC harbors:
- a CDS encoding FmdB family zinc ribbon protein: MPIYEFRCAGCDSRFEKLCQLGESGENLKCPRCGAASPKRVMSSFRAAGRGVNNSGAGCSTCGSSDCSNCGH